The following DNA comes from Ornithinimicrobium avium.
CCTGCTCACGGGCCCCCTGTCCGAGGTCGCCGTGGATGGCGGCGGCGGCGAACCCGCGCTCGCTCAGGTCGTCGGCCACCTTGGCGGCCGTCCGCTTGGTGCGGGTGAAGACGATGGTGCGGCCCCGGTCCTCCGCCTGCAGGATGCGTGCGACCATCTCGACCTTGTCGAGGGCGTGCGCGCGGTAGACGAACTGCTCGGTGGCGGCCACCGTGCGGCCCTCGCCGTCCTCGCTCATGGCCCGGATGTGCGTGGGCTGGGTCATGTACTGGCGGGCCAGCGACACGACGGCGCCCGGCATGGTCGCGCTGAAGAGCATGGTGTGCCGACCGGCCGGCGTGAGCGCGAGCAGCTTCTCGACGTCGGGGAGGAAGCCCAGGTCGAGCATCTCGTCGGCCTCGTCGAGCACGACCGTCCGCGCGTGGGCCAGGGTCAGGTGGCCCTTGGCGGCGAGGTCGAGCAGGCGGCCGGGCGTGCCGACGACCACCTCGACGCCCTTGTTCAGGGCCTCGATCTGCGGCTCGTAGGCACGGCCGCCGTAGATGGTCAGCACCCGGATGCCGCGGTGCACACCCGCCCTGGCCAGGTCGCCGGACACCTGGCCGGCCAGCTCACGGGTGGGGGCGACGACGAGGGCCTGCGGGGCTCCGGGGGCGGTCAGCTGGGCGAAGCCCGCGTCGCCCGGCGCGACGACGTTGTGCAGCAGCGGCAGTCCGAAGCCGAGGGTCTTGCCTGTGCCGGTCTTGGCCTGGCCGATGATGTCGTGCCGGGAGAGCGCGACCGGCAAGGTCATCGCCTGGATGGGGAAGGGGTGGGTGATCCCGCTGTCCGTGAGCCCGCGGACGAGGTCGGGGTGAAGGCCGTAGTCGGCGAAGCTCGTGACGGTTTCCTGCATGGGTTCTCTTCCGATCGGTCGGGCTGGGCCGGGCACGCGGTATGGCGTGCGCGGGCTCGCGCGGGCCGATCGGAGAAGTTCTCGGGGTGGTCGGGCGACGCGCCCGACCAGAAGCAACCGCAGCGGATGCGGCCGACCGGTCACCGGTGAACCCCTCAAGGGTAGCGGTTCGGAGGGCCGCAAGCACCATCACACATCGACGGCGCGCCGTCCCGGTCGGGACGACGCGCCGTCGGCGGTAGCTGCAGAACTGGTCAGCGAGTCACCGCGCGGTCGCCACGACCGGTGATCGAGCCGTAGATCAGCACGGCCACGATGGCGAAGACCGTGCCCAGGATCAGGCCCCAGAAGCTGAACTGGGCCCCGGAGGTGCCGAGGAACTGGGCGCCGATCCAGGAGCCGACGAGCGAGCCGATGGCACCCAGCAGGACGGTCATCCCGGCGGAGATGTTCTGACGTCCGGGCAGGATGAGCCGGGCCAGCGGGCCGACGATGCAGCCGACGATGAGCGAGACGATGATGGTCGTGATCATGTGAGTCTGACCTTTCGGGTGTGGAGGGCAGGGTGACTGCTGTCCCCTGCCGGGCGCGCAGACCTCGGTGCTGCGCGCGCCTGTACAAACGTCCACATATTACGGCCGTTCGGCGCTCAGGGCGAACCGACGCGCCACCGCGGCCGGTCGGCGGGGGCGGACGCGGTCAGTGCGACCCGAAGCCGACCCGACCTTTCTCGGGGGAGCCGATCTCCACGTAGCCCAGCGCGGCGGCCGGCACCAGGACGGTGCCGCCCTTGTCGTCCTGCAGCTCGATGAGGGCGGAGCCGGAGGACAGGGCCTCGGCGATCAGCGAGCGCACCTGCTCGGGCGTGCTGTCCGACTCGAAGGTCACCTCACGGGCGACGTCCCGGACTCCGATGCGGATCTCCACGCGATCTCCTTCACTTGTGGGGCTGAACTTTCCCACGAGCCTAGCCCGCGGTGCGGTCCGTGTCGGCGCCCGCCCGGGGCGCAGCCGGCTCGGAGGACTGGGGGACGGCGCCCATGCCCCGCCAGCTCAGCGTGCTGACCAGCTCCAC
Coding sequences within:
- a CDS encoding DEAD/DEAH box helicase, which gives rise to MQETVTSFADYGLHPDLVRGLTDSGITHPFPIQAMTLPVALSRHDIIGQAKTGTGKTLGFGLPLLHNVVAPGDAGFAQLTAPGAPQALVVAPTRELAGQVSGDLARAGVHRGIRVLTIYGGRAYEPQIEALNKGVEVVVGTPGRLLDLAAKGHLTLAHARTVVLDEADEMLDLGFLPDVEKLLALTPAGRHTMLFSATMPGAVVSLARQYMTQPTHIRAMSEDGEGRTVAATEQFVYRAHALDKVEMVARILQAEDRGRTIVFTRTKRTAAKVADDLSERGFAAAAIHGDLGQGAREQALRAFRNDKVDVLVATDVAARGIDVESVTHVINYQCPEDEKTYLHRIGRTGRAGKTGVAVTFVDWDDMPRWGLINKALDLGYPEPEETYSSSPHLFAQMGIPEGTRGTLPRSARTHEGLSGEKLEDLGGREPRRASGHGGGRGQGGRSQGSVRRGGAGSPGHGSAPKEEASSAKAGSGGGQGRRRRRTTRVRSASQGSTD
- a CDS encoding GlsB/YeaQ/YmgE family stress response membrane protein yields the protein MITTIIVSLIVGCIVGPLARLILPGRQNISAGMTVLLGAIGSLVGSWIGAQFLGTSGAQFSFWGLILGTVFAIVAVLIYGSITGRGDRAVTR
- a CDS encoding DUF3107 domain-containing protein, translated to MEIRIGVRDVAREVTFESDSTPEQVRSLIAEALSSGSALIELQDDKGGTVLVPAAALGYVEIGSPEKGRVGFGSH